The region GTCTTGACCGCGCCCTTGGGCGCGCGCCTGGCGCATCGGCTGCCGGTAAGCGCCCTGAAAAAGGGCTTCGCTGTTTTGCTCTATACTTTAGCGGTGAGGATGGCTTTTTCCCTGCTTTGAATCCGGAGGAGACCGATGCGTCATCTGCTTTTGGCATTCCTGTTGCTGTTCAGCGCCGGCCATGCCCTGGCGGCGGCCGACTACGAACGTGAGCAGAAGTGGGCCGGCGAGATCAAGGACGCCATCGTGGTGGGCGATCCCGTGTACCTGGAGCAGAAGAACGGCCACAAATTCCTGACCATCTACACCGAAGCGCCCGAGGCCAAGAACGCGGTGGTGCTGGTGCACGGCATGGGCGTGCACCCGGACTGGGGGCTGATCGGCCAGTTGCGCCAGCAGCTCGTGCAGCAGGGCTACACCACCCTGTCGGTGCAGATGCCGGTGCTGGCGGCGGATGCCAAGCCGGAAGCTTATGCGGCCGTCCTGCCCGAGGCCGACGAGCGCCTGCAGGCGGCGCTGGATTTCCTGAAGACCAAGGGCTATGCCCGGCCCGCCGTAGTCTCCCACAGCATGGGCACGCGCATGACCGATCACTTCCTCGCCGCCCATCCCGACGCACCCGTGCAGGCCTGGGTGGCCATCGGCAACTCCCTGGCCTTCCAGGGCGCCGGCAAGGTTCATTTCCCGATCCTCGACCTCTACGGCCAGAACGATCTGCCCGCCGTGCTGCAGACGGCCAAGGCGCGGGCGGCGGCCATCCGCCACCATGCCGGCTCCCGGCAGGTGGCGGTACCGCGCGCCGATCATTTCTTCACCGGCCAGGATGCGGTCCTGCTCAGGACGGTGACGGAGTTCCTGGACAAATACGGCCGGGCGTCAAAGAGGTAGCAGGCAGTCGGCGCGCCGCGCCTCCAGGATGCGGCGATACTCCTCGGGGTCCTTGATCTGGATGAGGTCGCCCGGGCGCGGGAAGTGGAAGTCGTAGAGGCGCGAGAGCCAGAAGCGCAGGGCGGCGGCGCGCAGGGCGGTGGACCAATGCGAGGCCTCACCGGGCACGAAGGGCCGCTCGGCCTGGTAGGCGTCGCACAGGGCCCGGCTGAGCGCCGGGTCCAGCTCGCCGTCCGCGCGCGAGCACCAGGCGTTCACGGTGATGGCGAGATCGTAAAGGTAGAGGTCGTCGGCGGCGTAGTAGAAGTCGATAACGCCGGTGAGGACGTCGCCCTCGAAGAGGGCGTTGTCGCAGAAGAGATCGGCGTGGATGACGCCCTGGGGCAGGTGGCTGGCCCGCTGCCGGCGCTGGTAGGCCAGCTCGTCGTCCAGCAGCGCCTGTTCGGCTGGGCTGAGCCGGCCCGCCAGGGCGCGGGCAGTCTGCGCCCACCAGTGCGGGCCGGTGGGGTTGGCGCGGCGCTGCGGGAAGTCGCGCCCGGCCTGATGCAGGCGGCCCAGCAGCCGACCCACGGCGGTTGCCTGCCGATCGCTGGGCTGCTCCACCGAGCTGCCGGAGAGCTTCTGCACGATGGCCGCCGGCTTGCCGCACAACTGCTGCAGATAGTGGCCCTCGCGGTCAGCGATCGGCTGCGGACAGGGAATGCCGTGCTGCGCCAGATGCGCGGTCAGGTCCAGGAAGTAGGGCAGGTCGGCCGCCGGCAGGCGCTCGAAGATGGTGAGGACGAACTCCCCGGCTTCGGTTTCCAGGAAGAAGTTGCTGTTCTCCACGCCGGCGGAGATGCCGCGCAGGCCCAAGGGGCGGCCGAGGCGGTAGCGCCGCAGGAAATCCTCCAGCGCGCTGGGGCTGACGCAGGTGTAGACGGACATAAAAGCGAGATCAGAATTCGAAGATCACCCAGCGCGGTATGACGAAGTTTTCATCCAGGGTGCTGCGGCGGGTTTCGAAGCGGCCGTCGCCGTCGGTGTCCAGCAGGTAATAGGGCGGTAGCGGCTTGGGCGGCGTCACCTTGACCATATACAGGCGGCCGCGGATGCGGTACTCCTCGACCTCGCTGCCCGGCGGCGGGGCAATGGTCACCTCGGGCTCCAGGCTCTTGCCGGGGGCCAGGTCCTGCGCGGCGGCGGGGCCGGCCAGCATGGCGCCCAGCAGGAGGAAGATAGGCAGAAAACGCATGTCGATGAGCCTCGAAAACGGTTTCATTTCATCATAGCACGATTGCCGCGCCCCGGAACTACAGGTTGATCAGGGCCTCGATCTCCGCCGCCGATGGCTCGAAGCCGCGGTATTCGTAATGCTGGAAGATGGCCTTGACGACGTCCTCCGGCTCGTCCAGCACGGTGAACAGATCCAGGTCCTCGGGACTGATCATGCCCTCCCGGATCAGCGTGTCCTGGAACCAGGCCACCAGACCCGCCCAGAACTCGCTGCCCACCAGGATGATGGGCATGCGCCGGCTCTTGCCGGTCTGCACCAGGGTCAGCGCTTCGATCACCTCGTCCAGGGTGCCGAAGCCGCCGGGCATGACCACGTAGGCCGCGGCATACTTGACGAACATCACCTTGCGGGCGAAGAAGTGGCGGAAGTGCAGGGAAATGTCCTGATAGGAGTTGTCCTGCTGCTCGTGCGGCAGCTGGATGTTGAGACCCACGCTGTAGCCCGAGCCCGAGAAGGCGCCCTTGTTGGCCGCTTCCATCAGGCCGGGGCCGCCGCCGCTGACCACGGAGAAGCCGGA is a window of Thermithiobacillus tepidarius DSM 3134 DNA encoding:
- a CDS encoding DUF2782 domain-containing protein, whose product is MRFLPIFLLLGAMLAGPAAAQDLAPGKSLEPEVTIAPPPGSEVEEYRIRGRLYMVKVTPPKPLPPYYLLDTDGDGRFETRRSTLDENFVIPRWVIFEF
- a CDS encoding LOG family protein is translated as MRPGVFSNALSGLKYEEVLTREPWKVLQIMTEFVNGYEKLAPIEPSVSIFGSARIPPGHVYYEKTERIAKLLADSGFSVVSGGGPGLMEAANKGAFSGSGYSVGLNIQLPHEQQDNSYQDISLHFRHFFARKVMFVKYAAAYVVMPGGFGTLDEVIEALTLVQTGKSRRMPIILVGSEFWAGLVAWFQDTLIREGMISPEDLDLFTVLDEPEDVVKAIFQHYEYRGFEPSAAEIEALINL
- a CDS encoding homoserine kinase, with the translated sequence MSVYTCVSPSALEDFLRRYRLGRPLGLRGISAGVENSNFFLETEAGEFVLTIFERLPAADLPYFLDLTAHLAQHGIPCPQPIADREGHYLQQLCGKPAAIVQKLSGSSVEQPSDRQATAVGRLLGRLHQAGRDFPQRRANPTGPHWWAQTARALAGRLSPAEQALLDDELAYQRRQRASHLPQGVIHADLFCDNALFEGDVLTGVIDFYYAADDLYLYDLAITVNAWCSRADGELDPALSRALCDAYQAERPFVPGEASHWSTALRAAALRFWLSRLYDFHFPRPGDLIQIKDPEEYRRILEARRADCLLPL
- a CDS encoding alpha/beta hydrolase gives rise to the protein MRHLLLAFLLLFSAGHALAAADYEREQKWAGEIKDAIVVGDPVYLEQKNGHKFLTIYTEAPEAKNAVVLVHGMGVHPDWGLIGQLRQQLVQQGYTTLSVQMPVLAADAKPEAYAAVLPEADERLQAALDFLKTKGYARPAVVSHSMGTRMTDHFLAAHPDAPVQAWVAIGNSLAFQGAGKVHFPILDLYGQNDLPAVLQTAKARAAAIRHHAGSRQVAVPRADHFFTGQDAVLLRTVTEFLDKYGRASKR